In Littorina saxatilis isolate snail1 linkage group LG8, US_GU_Lsax_2.0, whole genome shotgun sequence, a single genomic region encodes these proteins:
- the LOC138974668 gene encoding uncharacterized protein, whose product MGFVTILAALCVVYKVCGRRRRTANMGGTRRLPPPPPAPHNVRRAAGNAVMFHAAQDDRDSFVSVQVHDYAEIPDDTDLSNSSRTLTSLDSYPQSPVSDSSMSDDYLHHIACPSSDSSLPEDYMHPVESHVEALSATVTKRPASDSSSSSEAVMYSGTTIFCGTPTACKHKPGHPC is encoded by the exons ATGGGATTTGTCACAATACTGGCTGCTCTGTGCGTTGTGTACAAAGTCTGTGGTAGAAGACGACGAACAGCGAACATGG GCGGAACAAGGAGACTGCCCCCACCTCCCCCCGCCCCTCACAACGTGAGACGAGCAGCAGGTAACGCCGTGATGTTCCATGCAGCACAGGATGACAGGGACTCCTTTGTCAGCGTGCAGGTTCACGATTATGCCGAGATCCCTGATGACACTGATCTAA GCAACTCAAGCAGGACCCTAACATCACTTGACTCATACCCACAATCCCCGGTGTCAGACAGCAGCATGTCAGATGACTACCTGCATCACATCGCATGTCCTTCTTCTGACAGCTCCCTGCCTGAAGACTACATGCATCCCGTCGAATCCCATGTTGAAGCACTATCCGCCACTGTAACCAAGAGACCTGCTTCAGACTCGTCGTCTTCTTCAGAGGCTGTGATGTATTCAGGGACCACCATTTTCTGTGGAACACCAACTGCTTGCAAACACAAGCCTGGCCACCCGTGCTAG